The genome window GCTATTTCAATGATGCGCCGGGCTTCGTCCAGGAGGTCGTCCTCCACCAGGGACTTGCCCACTTCCAGGCCTTGGGCCTTCAGGAAGGTGTTGGCCATGGCTCCGCCGATGATCAATTCGTCCACTTTGCCCAGCAGATGCTCCAGCACCGCGAGCTTGGAGGACACCTTGGCCCCGCCCGTCACGGCCACGTAAGGGCGCACGGGGTTCTCCAGGGCCTTGCCCAGGAACTCCCACTCGCGCTTGAGCAGGAGCCCGCCGCAGCAGGCCGCCATCTCGGCAGGCAGGCCCGACACCGAGGCGTGCGGGCGGTGGGCCGTGCCGAAGGCGTCGTTGACATAGACCTCGCCCATCTTGGACAGGGCTTTGGCAAACTCCGGGTCGCCCTTGGACTCGCCCGGATGGAAGCGCAGGTTCTCAAGCAGGAGCACTTCGCCGGGCTTGAGCGCGGCGGCCATGGCTTCGACCTCGGGGCCTATGCAGTCCGGGGCGAAGGCCACAGGGCGGCCCAGCAGCTCGGAGAGGCGCTTGGCGGCGGGGGCCAGGCTGAATTTGGGGTCGGGCGCGCCCTTGGCCTTGCCCAGGTGCGAACACAGCACCAGCGACGCTCCCTTGGAGAGCGCAAGCTCGAGGGTGGGCAGGCTGGCGGCGATGCGGGTGTCGTCGGTGATCTCGCTGCCGTTCATGGGGACGTTGTAATCCACGCGGATGACAAGGCGCTTGCCAGTGATATCCATCTCGTCCAAAAAACGCATGGGCATGGAACGCTCCTTTCCCAGGATCATTTGGTGAATAAAACACGCGGACGCCTCACGGCGTCTGGCCATGGGAGCAACCGGCGCACCGTGGCGCGGCGCGCGCAAGTCAGATAGATTCCGGTGTCGCCGGTCCGCCGCAAGCGAAGACCGGAACGGGAGGCGGCGTTCAGTCCGTCCGGGAGGGGGCCGTTTCCAGGTCCAGGCGCATGATGATGGCGTCTTCCCGGTTATCCGGGTAATAGCGCCTGCGCACGCCCACTTCCTCGAAGCCGAAAGCCGTGTACAGGCCCTGGGCAGGGATATTGGACCGCCGCACTTCCAAATACCCGCGTTTTATGCCCATCTTGCGACAAAGATGCAAGACGTGGGAGAGCATGCGCTGGCCGTGGCCCTGACGACGCCAGGAGGGATGCACAGCGATATTGAGGATTTCCATCTCCCAGGCGGCGGCGAACAGCGTCAGATATCCGACGAGTTCCTGGCCCTCGCGGATGCCGAACAGGTGGAAGGGCTCGTTGCCGATCACGGTCTCGTATTGTTTTGCGGACCAGGGAACGGAGAAGCACAGGCGCTCCAGGGCCACCAGGGCCGGGATATCGCTTTTGCCCAGTTCCACGGGCATGCCCGCCGCGACGGGCATGCATTGTTTGGCCTCGGCCCAGCCTGAAACGCGCGGCATATCCTGCTCCGATGTGTCGCCGACGGGGGCGGCTTCTGGATTTTCTGGCAGGCTGGTCATAGCAAGAAGGAAACCATGTTCATAATTTCAAGGTGTTGTTTGTGAGTCAGGAAAAAAACGCTCCGTCTGCGGACGCGCAACCGGTGGAGATCGTGGACGACAGGGGACGCCTGCTGGCCGTGGTATCCGCCGGAGAGGCCCATCGTCAATCGCTGCCGCAC of Fundidesulfovibrio putealis DSM 16056 contains these proteins:
- a CDS encoding phosphoglycerate kinase → MPMRFLDEMDITGKRLVIRVDYNVPMNGSEITDDTRIAASLPTLELALSKGASLVLCSHLGKAKGAPDPKFSLAPAAKRLSELLGRPVAFAPDCIGPEVEAMAAALKPGEVLLLENLRFHPGESKGDPEFAKALSKMGEVYVNDAFGTAHRPHASVSGLPAEMAACCGGLLLKREWEFLGKALENPVRPYVAVTGGAKVSSKLAVLEHLLGKVDELIIGGAMANTFLKAQGLEVGKSLVEDDLLDEARRIIEIAAQKGVRIALPVDFVVSLDAGKPLNEMTASATVDAKAIPKDAMALDIGPASVQLFGKSLAAAKTVVWNGPMGAFENPHFAAGTMGVAKILAGLDAVTVIGGGDTDAAVHASGLSDKMSFISTGGGASLEFMEGKELPAFKALRECGK
- the rimI gene encoding ribosomal protein S18-alanine N-acetyltransferase produces the protein MPRVSGWAEAKQCMPVAAGMPVELGKSDIPALVALERLCFSVPWSAKQYETVIGNEPFHLFGIREGQELVGYLTLFAAAWEMEILNIAVHPSWRRQGHGQRMLSHVLHLCRKMGIKRGYLEVRRSNIPAQGLYTAFGFEEVGVRRRYYPDNREDAIIMRLDLETAPSRTD